The nucleotide sequence CGGATTAGGTGTGTTATCTAAAAAGTTTGGTGTTAGCTTGGAACAGCATCACCGAGCAATCTATGATGCTGAAGCAACTGGTCACTTAGCATGGATCTTTGTGAAAGAGGCAATGGACAATCATAACATGCTTTATCATGATCAGCTAAATGAGCATATCGGAGAAGGAGATTCTTACAAAAGGGCTCGACCTTTCCATGTAACGATTTTAGCAAAAAATCAGGCAGGACTGAAAGATTTGTTCAAACTGATTTCAATGTCGAATGTCGAATACTTCGAACGCGTCCCACGAATACCACGCTCCCAATTGAAAAAGATGCGTGAAAATCTATTGATCGGCTCAGCTTGTGATAAGGGAGAAATATTCGAAGCCATGATGCAAAAAGGGGTAGAAGAGGCAAGAAACCGAGCAAAATTCTATGATTATATTGAAGTTATGCCAAAAGCGGTCTATGCGCCTTTGATCGAGCAAGAATTGGTAAAAAATGAACATGATTTGGAAGAAATTATCCAAAATTTGGTAGAAATCGGAAAAAGTTTGGATAAAATCGTTGTTGCAACAGGTAATGTACATTATCTGAACGAAGAAGATGCCATTTACCGAAAAATTTTGATCAATTCTATGGGCGGAGCGAATCCGTTGAATCGTCATAGTTTGCCGGATGTCCATTTCCGAACAACCGATGAGATGCTAACTGCATTTCACTTTTTAGGGGAAGAAACAGCGAAAGAGATCGTAGTAGAAAATACGAATAAAATCGCAGATATCTGCGAAGAAGTGATTCCAGTCAAAGATGAACTTTATACACCGAAGATTCCAGGTTCAGAAGATGAAATATCAGAATTGAGTTACACAAAAGCAAAACAAATGTACGGAGATCCGTTACCTGAGATCATTCAAAAACGATTAGAAAAAGAGTTGAATTCTATTAATGGTAATGGCTTCTCGGTTATTTATCTGATCGCCCAAAAACTAGTGCATAAAAGTAATGAAGATGGCTATCTAGTAGGTTCACGTGGCTCTGTTGGCTCTAGCTTTGTTGCGACGATGACAGGAATCACTGAAGTTAATCCATTAGCCCCTCATTATTATTGTCCAGAGTGCCAATATTCCGAGTTTTTTGAAGATGGTACGTATGGTTCTGGATTTGACATGCCAGAAAAACAATGTCCAAAATGTGGTGCACGCTTAAACAAAGACGGTCATGATATTCCATTTGAGACATTTTTAGGATTCCATGGAGACAAAGTGCCCGATATTGATTTGAACTTCTCAGGTGATTATCAAGCAGAAGCCCATAACTATACGAAAGTATTGTTTGGCGAAGACTATGTTTACCGTGCCGGAACGATTGGTACAGTCGCCGACAAAACAGCATATGGCTATGTAAAAGGATACGAAAGGGACAATAATCTGCAGTTTCGAAGTGCAGAAGTCGACAGATTAGCAAAAGGCGCTACTGGAGTCAAACGGACAACCGGCCAGCATCCAGGGGGGATCATCGTTATTCCCGATTATATGGATGTCTATGATTTTACGCCGATCCAATATCCAGCAGACGATCAAAATTCAGAATGGAAAACGACTCATTTTGATTTCCACTCGATTCACGATAATGTATTGAAATTAGATATTCTAGGGCATGATGACCCAACTGTTATTCGGATGCTTCAAGATTTATCAGGGATCGACCCACAAACGATCCCTACGGATGACCCGGAAGTGATGCGGATATTTGCCGGTCCTGAAGTACTTGGAGTAAGTCAGGAACAAATTTATTCCAAAACAGGGACATTAGGTATTCCAGAATTCGGCACTCGTTTTGTTCGAGGGATGTTAGAAGAAACGCATCCTACAACTTTTGCAGAACTACTGCAAATTTCCGGACTATCTCATGGTACAGACGTATGGTTAGGAAATGCGGAAGAATTGATTCGACGAGGAGATGCGACACTGGCGGAAGTAATCGGCTGTCGTGATGATATTATGGTTTATTTGATCCATGCTGGATTAGATAGCGGGATGGCATTTAAAATCATGGAAACTGTTCGTAAAGGACAATGGAACAAGATCCCTGATGAATTGCGAGAAACCTATCTATCGGCGATGAAAGAAAATAATGTGCCCGACTGGTATATCGATTCTTGTTCAAAAATCAAATATATGTTTCCGAAAGCCCATGCTGCAGCTTACGTATTGATGGCTCTTCGTGTCGCTTATTTCAAGGTTTATTTCCCTATTTTGTATTACTGTGCATACTTTTCTGTACGTGCAGACGACTTTGATCTAGTCTCCATGTGCAAAGGAAAAGATGCTGTGAAACAAGCAATGAAAGAAATCACGGACAAGGGATTAGATGCTTCCGTAAAAGAAAAGAATCAACTGACAGTGCTGGAGTTAGCCAATGAAATGCTGGAACGAGGATTCAAATTTGGAATGATTGATTTGTATAAATCGGATGCCGTTAACTTTGTTATTGAAGGTGATACGTTGATCGCACCATTTAGAGCTGTCCCAAGTTTGGGAACCAACGTGGCGAAACAAATCGTTGAAGCAAGAAAAGACGGTCCATTTTTATCCAAAGAAGATCTTGCCACCCGCGGTAAAGTTTCAAAAACATTGATCGAATATATGAACGACAATGGCGTATTGAAAGATCTACCAGATGAAAATCAATTATCGTTATTCGATATGCTATAAGCATCTGTTTTCCTGTCTGCTTGTAATTTTAAGCAGAGTATGGTATAGTTCTTATAGGTAATGATACTAACTGTGAGTGAGCGGATTTTTCGCTCACTCTTTTTAATGGAATTACGCACTTAATTTTTAAGGAGGCGAAACTTTTGAGTAGCGTCGTTGAAACAGTCACAGAAATGGTGACACCGATTTTAGATGAACAAAATTTTGAACTTGTCGAAGTCGAATTTGTAAAAGAAGGAAAAAGCTGGTTCTTACGAGTATTTATTGACAAAGAAGGCGGTATCGATATCGAAGAATGCGCCTTTGTCAGTGAGAAACTGAGTGAAAAACTTGATGCAGCAGATCCAGATCCGATTCCTCAAGCTTATTTCCTGGAGGTATCCTCCCCGGGAGCAGAGCGGCCATTGAAAAAAGAAAGCGACTATGAAAAGGCACTTGGTGATTATGTCCATGTCTCCTTATACCAACCAGTAGATGGCGAAAAACAATATGAAGGATTTCTTCAATCATTTGATGCTGAACAGCTTACATTGAAAATACGCATAAAAACACGAGAAAAAGAATTGACTTTTGACCGAAAAAATATTGCAAAAGCTCGCTTAGCTATCCAATTTTAATCACGGAGAGGAATCAGAAAAAAATGAGTAAAGAAATGTTAAATGCGTTAGACGCTTTAGAAGCTGAAAAAGGGATCTCAAAAGAAATCGTGATCGATGCTTTAGAAGCAGCATTGGTTTCTGCATACAAACGTCACTATGGCCAAGCACAAAACGTCGAAGTGGAATTTGATCAGAAAAAAGGAAAGATCCATGTCTATGCGGTAAAAGAAGTAACGGAAGAAGTGATGGATTCACAGTTGGAAGTCTCATTGAAAGATGCACTTTTAATCAATCCAGCATATGAGATCGGTGATACGATCCGTTTTGAAGTAACACCAAAAGATTTTGGACGGATCGCTGCGCAAACGGCTAAACAAGTTATTTTACAGCGTGTACGTGAAGCAGAAAGAACGATTATTTATAACGAATTCAGTGCTTATGAAAAAGACATCATGCAAGGAATCGTCGAACGCCAGGATAAACGTTATATTTATGTCAATCTTGGTAAAATTGAGGCAGTTCTTTCTAAACAAGATCAAATGCCAAATGAATTTTATCAACCACATGATCGAATCAAAGTTTATGTTTCCCGAGTAGAAAATACGTCTAAAGGTCCGCAAGTATTTGTTAGCCGCAGCCATCCAGACCTATTGCGTCGCTTATTTGAACAAGAAGTACCAGAAGTCTATGATGGAATCGTTGAAATTGTCAGCATCGCCCGTGAAGCTGGCGATCGTTCAAAAGTGGCAGTTCGCTCAAATGATCCAAATATCGATGCAGTCGGTACATGTGTCGGGCCAAAGGGACAACGAGTTCAAGCAATCGTCAATGAATTAAAAGGCGAAAACATGGATATCGTCGAATGGAATGAAGATCCAGCTGTATTCATCGCAAATGCATTGAATCCTGCACAAGTCATGGATGTGATCTTCGATGAGACAAATCCAAAGGCCTGCACAGTTGTCGTTCCAGACTACCAATTATCGCTAGCAATCGGTAAACGCGGACAAAATGCACGTTTAGCTGCTAAATTGACTAACCATAAAATCGATATCAAATCAGAATCTGACATGACGGAATTTTATGAAAATCAAGAACAACAAAAAGAAACAGAAGAACTGCATGATGAAGCAATCGTTCAGTCAGATTTAACAGACGATGAATATGAAACAATTGCATTCAACAATGAAACGGTCGAAGAAAAACCAGAAGCTTAACTTTAGTAAGGAGGCAAAGAGATGAAACAAAGGAAAATTCCTTTACGCAAATCCGTGGTTTCAGGTGAAATGAAACCTAAAAAAGAGATGGTCCGAATCACCCGTTCAAAAGAAGGGGAAGTATCGATCGATCCAACTGGAAAAATGCCTGGACGAGGAGCGTATGTCTCACTTGAGCCGGAAGAAGTACAACAAGCTTGGGATAAAAAAATTCTCGATCGAGTACTCGAAACAACATTAACAGATGAGTTTTATCAAGAACTTCTTGACTATGTCACTCACCAAAAAGCACGTAAAGAGTTATTTGGAAAATGAATACAGTTAATCGGCAAAAAGCCATGAATCTCATCGGTCTAGCGATGCGCGCGGGAAAACTAATCACGGGTGAAGAACTGACCATTGCTGAAATCCGCAAACAAAAAGCAAAATTGGTGTTTGTGGCAACCGATGCAAGTGAGAATACAAGAAAAAAGATAAAAGATAAGAGTTCATATTATGAAGTTCCTTGCTTTGAGCTATTTTCTGAAGCAGAAATCACGCAGATGATCGGAAAACCTCGCAAGGTATTCGGAATAATGGATGCCGGATTTGCGAAGAAGACCAAGGAGCTAATTGAAGGTTAGGAAGGTGATTGCATGGGCAACAAAAGAATCTATGAATTAGCAAAAGAACTCAAAAAATCTAGTAAAGACGTCGTGGAAAAAGCACAACAACTTGGCATCGATGTGAAAAACCATATGGGTGCGATTACTAGCAGTGATGAGAAGAAATTGCAACAAGCGTTCAAAAACCCAAGCACGAAACAACAAGCTGCACAACAAGCAAGCAGAAAACCAGCCAATCAACAGCCGAACGATCAACGTAAAAAAGAAACAACGAACAATCAACAAAAAAATAAAAATAACCGCAGTTATCAAGATCGCGGTCAAGGGAGCGGTCAAGTGAATCAAGGAAAAAAACCAACAACAAACCAAAATAATACGGGAAATACCAGCAGCCAAAATCGTCAAGGAACGAGCCAAGGCGGCAATCAAAACCGTACTAACAATAACAACAAACCAAACAATAACAATCGCGGCAAATTTAATAATAATAACCGTAATCGTTATAATAAAAAAGGTAAAAAAGGCAAACAGCAACAATCAACTAAACCAGCTGTACCACCACGCAAATTCCGTGAATTGCCAGATGTATTAGAGTATACTGAAGGTATGAACGTAGCAGATATTGCGAAAAAAATTCATCGTGAGCCAGCAGAAATCATTAAAAAATTATTTATGCTTGGTGTCATGGTCAATCAAAACCAAGCACTGGATAAAGATACGATTGAACTGTTAGCGACGGACTATGGCATGGAACCACAAGAAAAAGTCCAAGTTGACATTGCTGATATCGATAAATTCTTCGAGGCAGAAGAAGTCGATCCAGATAAATTAGTCTCACGTCCGCCAGTAGTAACGATTATGGGACACGTAGACCACGGGAAAACAACCTTATTGGATACATTGCGCCATTCACGTGTAACAAGCGGCGAAGCCGGCGGAATCACACAGCATATCGGTGCCTACCAGATCGATATTGATGGTAAACCAATCACTTTCTTGGATACACCAGGACATGCGGCCTTTACAAGTATGCGTGCACGTGGAGCAAGTATCACAGATATCACGATCTTAGTTGTTGCTGCAGATGATGGCGTCATGCCACAAACAGTTGAAGCAATCAACCATGCCAAAGCTGCAGGCGTTCCAATCATCGTCGCTGTAAATAAAATTGATAAACCAGGTGCAAATCCTCAGCATGTTATGCAAGAATTAAGTGAGTATGAATTAATTCCTGAAGCATGGGGTGGAGAAACGATTTTTGTTGAGATCTCAGCGAAATTCGGCCAAAACATCGAAGAATTGCTGGAAATGATCCTGTTAGTCGCAGAAGTAGAAGATTTAAAAGCAGATCCAACACAACGCGCAATCGGAACAGTGATCGAAGCACGTCTTGATAAAGGTAAAGGTCCTGTGTCAACCTTACTTGTCCAAGAAGGAACACTTCACGTTGGTGACCCAATCGTTGTCGGTAATACTTACGGACGTGTCCGTGTAATGACAAACGATCTTGGCCGTCGCGATAAAGAAGCAGGGCCTGCAACGCCAGTAGAAATCACTGGCTTGAATGATGTACCTCAAGCAGGTGACCGTTTCGTAGTCTTCGAAGACGAAAAGACAGCACGTGCAGCGGGTGAAGAACGCGCAAAACGTGCATTATTGGAAAACCGTGCTGCCACAAGCCGTGTGACTTTGGACAACTTATTTGAAAGCCTGAAAGAAGGCGAATTGAAAGAAGTTAACGTAATCATCAAAGCAGATGTACAAGGTTCAGCAGAAGCACTGGCTGCATCATTGAAGAAGATTGATGTGGAAGGTGTCCGTGTAAAAATCGTCCATTCAGCTGTCGGAGCAATCAATGAAAGTGATGTAACCTTAGCAGCAGCCAGCAACGCTATTATCATCGGTTTCAACGTTCGTCCTACACCGCAGGCAAAAGTGCAAGCTGATACTGAAGAAGTCGATATTCGTCTTCACCGTATCATCTATAAAGCCATCGAAGAAATCGAAACTGCGATGAAAGGGATGCTAGACCCTGAATTTGAAGAAAAAATCACCGGTCAAATGATCGTTCGTGAAACCTTCAAAGTTTCTAAAGTTGGTACGATTGCAGGTGCCTATGTAACAGAAGGATATATTCGTAGAGATAGCGGTGTCCGTGTAATCCGTGACGGAATCGTAATCTATGAAGGCCAACTTGCAAGTCTGAAACGATTCAAAGATGACGTGAAAGAAGTCAAAATGGGTTATGAATGTGGTGCGATGATTGAAAAATTCAATGACATCAAAGTAGATGACGTAATTGAAGGATTTATCATGGAAGAAGTCAAAAATGACTAAAAACTGATAAAAGGAGGCCAATCATTATGGCTAACTACCGTGATCGCCGAGTCGGTCAAGAAATCTTAAAAGAAGTCAATGATATTTTGCGCAAAAAGGTCCGTGACCCTCGTGTGGAGAACGTAACGATCACAGATGTGAAAGTTACGGGGGACTTACAGCAAGCAACGATCTATTACAGCATTTTATCTGACTTAGCATCAGATAAGAAAAAAGCACAAGATGGATTGAATAAAGCATCAGGATTGATTCGTCGAGAGTTAGGGCACAATCTAAGTATTTATAAGACACCTGAATTGTTCTTTGAACTTGATGAATCAGTTGTCTATGGGAACCATATCGATGAATTGCTTCGCGACTTGAACAAAGACTAATCAAAAAATCCCGCAAATCCTGTGAAATCAGGGGTTGCGGGATTTTTTTGTTTTCATTAAGACGTATTACCTAAGAGTTCCATGACTTTAGTCTGGTAGCGTGTCAGCTAACCAAAAAAGAGAAAAAGAAAAGTAAAAAATTCGACTTTCTTTTTTCTATAGTATATAAATTTTTGCATATAGATAAAGATCAAGATACCGATAACGGAAGCTAGATTGTAATCTATTTTAGTGACAGTCAGGTATAGCCAAGTAACTAGAAGATCAGTGGAACCTGCACCATAAAAGTTTGAGTTTGTCGGTCCGTTGACAGTTAAAAGAAAAATCACGTTGAAGTTATTGATATTTCCGATTACGCCGCTTCGATTTGGTCACGATCCAAATTTTGGATAATCCCTGTAGAAATTAGCATAGTAGCTGGGATACCAATTCACATATTGACAAAGATAACAGAGACTTTTACATAAAACGGATCAATCAGGAAAGGAATTGCTCGATCCAGCCCCAGTTTTCCAACAATGTGTTAACTGGCCTAGCGTCATTCAGCAAATTATGCATGATGAGGAGCGAAATGAACTGCGGAACAGCCATTGTGATAACGACAAGTTTTTTGGATCAATGTAAAAAACGTCAGCGAAAGGAAAAATTTCGTGGTTTTTTATACCTGTTCATTTGGCTAGATATAAAATCCAAACAAATGAACAGAAGTGCTTATTAGGTTTCAATTGGGAGTATCTGCGCTAGAATAAGAGTAATAATGAAAAGGAGTGTTATGTATGGATTATTCTAGTAAAGAATACTTTGATAAAATGACGGCTTGGTGGCGTGCTGCTAATTATCTTTCTGTTGGGCAACTTTATCTTAAAGATAACCCCTTACTGAGACGTACACTGAAACCAGAAGATGTCAAAAAACATCCAATCGGTCATTGGGGAACGATTCCTGGCCAAAATTTTATTTATGTCCATTTGAACCGAGTCATCAATAAATATGATTTGAACATGTTTTATATCGAAGGGCCAGGACACGGCGGACAAGTCATGGTATCGAATGCTTATTTAGATGGAAGTTACACAGAGATCTATCCAGAAGTAACGGAAGATGAGACAGGAATGCAAAAATTATTCAAGCGATTTTCATTTCCTGGAGGCATTGCTTCTCATGCAGCACCAGAAACACCAGGTTCTATCCATGAAGGCGGAGAGCTTGGATACTCTCTTTCACATGCAGTCGGAGCTGTATTAGACAATCCTGAAGTAATCTCTGCTGTCGTGATTGGTGATGGTGAAGC is from Enterococcus faecium and encodes:
- a CDS encoding PolC-type DNA polymerase III; its protein translation is MSEKRDLFEKLLEQIQLEEAEKNHPLLTAGEMDSVVVHRKSRLWEFTLHFSKILPIMLYRSLTQHLTIAFKDIAQVKLNILADDQTFDEQLLQDYWAQALENQQCDTPLAQQVLKTQVPVIKDRKVILPIDSTGAISYLKQQYLPLVEELFVSYGFPKFRIEPEVDEQQAERVLKLFEERKQEQAEAFMKQAAESLVVHEQKKKERKEQSPALEGPIQLGRNIPADEPTTPMISIVEEERRVTLEGYVFDKEVRELRSKRKILTLKITDYTSSFIVKKFSNGEKDEQVFDAISVGSWLKVRGSIQEDTFVRDLVMNAQDIIEVKHTPRKDYAPEGEKRVELHVHSNMSTMDATNSISDLVAQAGKWGHRAIAITDHGGAQAFPEAHSAGKKAGVKILYGVEANVVDDGVPIAYNDAHEALSEATYVVFDVETTGLSAVYDTIIELAAVKMYKGNVIESFDEFIDPGHPLSRTTVDLTGITDEMVRGSKSEEEVLRMFLEFSKDTILVAHNAAFDMGFLNTSYARYGIPEAANPVIDTLELARYLYPQFKRFGLGVLSKKFGVSLEQHHRAIYDAEATGHLAWIFVKEAMDNHNMLYHDQLNEHIGEGDSYKRARPFHVTILAKNQAGLKDLFKLISMSNVEYFERVPRIPRSQLKKMRENLLIGSACDKGEIFEAMMQKGVEEARNRAKFYDYIEVMPKAVYAPLIEQELVKNEHDLEEIIQNLVEIGKSLDKIVVATGNVHYLNEEDAIYRKILINSMGGANPLNRHSLPDVHFRTTDEMLTAFHFLGEETAKEIVVENTNKIADICEEVIPVKDELYTPKIPGSEDEISELSYTKAKQMYGDPLPEIIQKRLEKELNSINGNGFSVIYLIAQKLVHKSNEDGYLVGSRGSVGSSFVATMTGITEVNPLAPHYYCPECQYSEFFEDGTYGSGFDMPEKQCPKCGARLNKDGHDIPFETFLGFHGDKVPDIDLNFSGDYQAEAHNYTKVLFGEDYVYRAGTIGTVADKTAYGYVKGYERDNNLQFRSAEVDRLAKGATGVKRTTGQHPGGIIVIPDYMDVYDFTPIQYPADDQNSEWKTTHFDFHSIHDNVLKLDILGHDDPTVIRMLQDLSGIDPQTIPTDDPEVMRIFAGPEVLGVSQEQIYSKTGTLGIPEFGTRFVRGMLEETHPTTFAELLQISGLSHGTDVWLGNAEELIRRGDATLAEVIGCRDDIMVYLIHAGLDSGMAFKIMETVRKGQWNKIPDELRETYLSAMKENNVPDWYIDSCSKIKYMFPKAHAAAYVLMALRVAYFKVYFPILYYCAYFSVRADDFDLVSMCKGKDAVKQAMKEITDKGLDASVKEKNQLTVLELANEMLERGFKFGMIDLYKSDAVNFVIEGDTLIAPFRAVPSLGTNVAKQIVEARKDGPFLSKEDLATRGKVSKTLIEYMNDNGVLKDLPDENQLSLFDML
- the rimP gene encoding ribosome maturation factor RimP, yielding MSSVVETVTEMVTPILDEQNFELVEVEFVKEGKSWFLRVFIDKEGGIDIEECAFVSEKLSEKLDAADPDPIPQAYFLEVSSPGAERPLKKESDYEKALGDYVHVSLYQPVDGEKQYEGFLQSFDAEQLTLKIRIKTREKELTFDRKNIAKARLAIQF
- the nusA gene encoding transcription termination factor NusA is translated as MSKEMLNALDALEAEKGISKEIVIDALEAALVSAYKRHYGQAQNVEVEFDQKKGKIHVYAVKEVTEEVMDSQLEVSLKDALLINPAYEIGDTIRFEVTPKDFGRIAAQTAKQVILQRVREAERTIIYNEFSAYEKDIMQGIVERQDKRYIYVNLGKIEAVLSKQDQMPNEFYQPHDRIKVYVSRVENTSKGPQVFVSRSHPDLLRRLFEQEVPEVYDGIVEIVSIAREAGDRSKVAVRSNDPNIDAVGTCVGPKGQRVQAIVNELKGENMDIVEWNEDPAVFIANALNPAQVMDVIFDETNPKACTVVVPDYQLSLAIGKRGQNARLAAKLTNHKIDIKSESDMTEFYENQEQQKETEELHDEAIVQSDLTDDEYETIAFNNETVEEKPEA
- the rnpM gene encoding RNase P modulator RnpM, whose translation is MKQRKIPLRKSVVSGEMKPKKEMVRITRSKEGEVSIDPTGKMPGRGAYVSLEPEEVQQAWDKKILDRVLETTLTDEFYQELLDYVTHQKARKELFGK
- a CDS encoding YlxQ-related RNA-binding protein → MNTVNRQKAMNLIGLAMRAGKLITGEELTIAEIRKQKAKLVFVATDASENTRKKIKDKSSYYEVPCFELFSEAEITQMIGKPRKVFGIMDAGFAKKTKELIEG
- the infB gene encoding translation initiation factor IF-2, which encodes MGNKRIYELAKELKKSSKDVVEKAQQLGIDVKNHMGAITSSDEKKLQQAFKNPSTKQQAAQQASRKPANQQPNDQRKKETTNNQQKNKNNRSYQDRGQGSGQVNQGKKPTTNQNNTGNTSSQNRQGTSQGGNQNRTNNNNKPNNNNRGKFNNNNRNRYNKKGKKGKQQQSTKPAVPPRKFRELPDVLEYTEGMNVADIAKKIHREPAEIIKKLFMLGVMVNQNQALDKDTIELLATDYGMEPQEKVQVDIADIDKFFEAEEVDPDKLVSRPPVVTIMGHVDHGKTTLLDTLRHSRVTSGEAGGITQHIGAYQIDIDGKPITFLDTPGHAAFTSMRARGASITDITILVVAADDGVMPQTVEAINHAKAAGVPIIVAVNKIDKPGANPQHVMQELSEYELIPEAWGGETIFVEISAKFGQNIEELLEMILLVAEVEDLKADPTQRAIGTVIEARLDKGKGPVSTLLVQEGTLHVGDPIVVGNTYGRVRVMTNDLGRRDKEAGPATPVEITGLNDVPQAGDRFVVFEDEKTARAAGEERAKRALLENRAATSRVTLDNLFESLKEGELKEVNVIIKADVQGSAEALAASLKKIDVEGVRVKIVHSAVGAINESDVTLAAASNAIIIGFNVRPTPQAKVQADTEEVDIRLHRIIYKAIEEIETAMKGMLDPEFEEKITGQMIVRETFKVSKVGTIAGAYVTEGYIRRDSGVRVIRDGIVIYEGQLASLKRFKDDVKEVKMGYECGAMIEKFNDIKVDDVIEGFIMEEVKND
- the rbfA gene encoding 30S ribosome-binding factor RbfA yields the protein MANYRDRRVGQEILKEVNDILRKKVRDPRVENVTITDVKVTGDLQQATIYYSILSDLASDKKKAQDGLNKASGLIRRELGHNLSIYKTPELFFELDESVVYGNHIDELLRDLNKD